A single genomic interval of Mangifera indica cultivar Alphonso chromosome 5, CATAS_Mindica_2.1, whole genome shotgun sequence harbors:
- the LOC123215545 gene encoding acyl carrier protein 1, chloroplastic-like, giving the protein MAAFSATSVTLASSLKLFQRNNVITERTSNLKMVTVGWRKNSFPSLKTNSFRVSCAAKPETVQKVCDIVKKQLALPSETQLTPESKFVDLGADSLDTVEIVMSLEEEFDISVEEESSQNITTVQEAADLIQKLVEKKAA; this is encoded by the exons ATGGCTGCTTTCTCTGCAACTTCTGTTACCTTAGCATCTTCACTCAAGCTCTTCCAGAGGAATAATGTG ATAACCGAAAGGACTTCAAATCTGAAGATGGTTACAGTAGGATGGAGAAAGAACAGCTTCCCTTCTTTGAAGACAAATAGCTTCCGTGTCTCCTGCGCT GCCAAGCCCGAGACGGTGCAGAAAGTCTGTGATATAGTGAAGAAACAGCTTGCATTGCCTAGTGAGACACAGCTCACCCCAGAATCCAAGTTCGTGGACCTCGGTGCTGATTCCCTGGACACG GTGGAAATAGTAATGAGTTTGGAGGAAGAATTTGACATTAGTGTAGAGGAGGAAAGTTCCCAAAACATCACAACTGTCCAAGAGGCAGCTGATTTGATACAGAAGCTTGTGGAAAAGAAGGCagcttaa